A genomic segment from Sciurus carolinensis chromosome 1, mSciCar1.2, whole genome shotgun sequence encodes:
- the LOC124980851 gene encoding eukaryotic translation initiation factor 4E-binding protein 2-like produces the protein MSSSAGSGHQPSQSRAIPTRTVPISDAAQLPHDYCTTPGGTLFSTTPGGTRIIYDRKFLLDRRNSAMAQTPPCHLPNIPGVTSPGTLIEDSKVEVNNLNNLNNHDRKHAVGDDAQFEMDI, from the coding sequence ATGTCCTCGTCCGCCGGCAGCGGCCACCAGCCCAGCCAGAGCCGCGCCATCCCCACCCGCACCGTGCCCATCAGCGACGCCGCGCAGCTACCTCATGACTATTGCACCACGCCCGGGGGGACGCTTTTCTCCACCACGCCGGGAGGAACCCGAATCATTTATGATAGGAAGTTTCTGTTGGACCGTCGCAATTCTGCCATGGCTCAGACCCCGCCCTGCCATCTGCCCAATATTCCCGGAGTCACTAGCCCTGGCACCTTAATTGAGGACTCCAAAGTAGAAGTAAACAATTTGAACAACTTGAACAATCATGACAGGAAGCATGCAGTTGGGGATGATGCTCAGTTTGAGATGGACATCTGA